ATGTCTTGCGTGATATTTCTTCACTAAATGGCCTGAACTCAGCAGGTGCACACAAGATCGTCGGTCATGCTATGAGCGCATTGAGTATTAACATCGACAAAATCGACGCCTTTTCAAAATACCACTATATCTATGACCACCTGCCGGCTGATCGGCCTCTTAATCAGATAAAAAGTCTGAGTGTAGAAGACTGTCATGCTACCCTCAGAAGTGTCTTATCCTCCAGTAGCCATCCTCTTTGTAAGGTGCTATTTGTTGAAGAAGGGTCTGTTACCTTAGACTCCGAGTATACACCGCCAGAAGCTCTGAATGACGGCTCTGGCTTTGCTACTCCGGAGAGCTTAGCGCAATGGAGCCAGAACGATTTTGAACTCGAAGACGACCAACTGGAAGTTATCGACCTTGTGTTTATTACCAAGAGCAATGTGCCAGCCTCTCTGTCCGATAAAGTGCAAGATGCGTTTTCTCAAGCAAGGCGTGTGAGCAGCATTCTGAATAGTATTTTAAGTAGCTACTACGAAGCGTTAATGTCAATAAAAGACTTGGCGTCAGAAGCAAAAGTCATCCAGTTTAATCAAGCCTATGCCTCCGTATTGGCCTTAACTAAGGCAACGAATCCGACCTATCTTGGCAAAATGTTGTTTACCTCAGCGCAGGGGGCAGAAACCAAGGGCTATGTGGTGGGCGTGCATGGTCAAGGGCTGGAGTTTGGCCTGAGTGCTGATGACAGAGAGCACATCAAAAATAAACGACGTAAAGGGCTACAAGGTCAATTGCGTGAGGAAAATGGCCGCTTAGTCGTGGCGTCCAACAAAAAGCCGTTTAGTAACGCGGACAAAGCCAATTTGGCAGAGCGCGGCAACCTAAAAGTGGTGGTGTTGCCAGAAGACAGTGAAATGGCGCAAGCCTATAACCAAGCCAATACGCAGCGTGCGTTAAGGAACATGAACAACCCTGAGATCAACAGCAGCAACGTCTACGAGCGCATCCGAATCCCGTACTGGATTGTTGCCATTGAAACAGTGAATTTGGTGTTAAACTTTAAGTATTTTGAAAGTTTTTATAAAGGTAAAGATAGACTACCTTCATTTGGATATATGGTTAGTGCATCTGTGGACTTGAGTGTGGCGGTGACCCATGCGGCCAATTTGCACGGCCAAAATGCCTCACTGTTAACCCGCGCAGCTAATAAGACAATGATTACACTGCCTCAGTTAAGGATAGGTAGTGCCGAATTAGTTGCTAGTCTGAGCCGTTTGGCCGTGGCGGGGCTTGTTGGTGGCTTATTGACCGCTGGTATGGCCTTCTGGGAGGCCCTTCGCTTGTCCGCCAAAAATGACGACGATGCTAGTGCTGCTATGTACATGGTGGCCGTGGGAACCGGTATGTCTACTATTGCCACGGGCTTGTTTACCACCAGTGTCCCTATTTTATTTGGTATGGGGCCGATTGCCTGGTTAGGAATTGGCATTGCGGTAACAGGGGCACTTTTATACATGTTGTTCTTAGACACACCTATTGAAGAGTGGCTAAAAAATGGCCCCTTTGCCGACGACCCAGGTGAGCAATACGCCCACCTACAGGATAATAAAGTCGCGTTCGAGCGCTTTGTAAATTGCCTGTTCTCTGTGGAAATAAAAGCCTACCAATATGATCGCCAAACCGGCTTGCCAGAGGGCTTTAATGCCGCCATGCAGGCCAAAGGCGTCACCCATGCGATACGAGTGAGCAGTAACCTCGCAACACTCATGGGGGAGGACAACGCAAGTATCGATTTTTATGCTCGTCCTGCCATGCTAGAGAAAATAGAAACCCGCTCTCGAATCGGTATTTCCCATGACGAGGAAGTCAAACCGTTGGGCAGCAAACCACTGTCAATCATAGCGCAAACGGATGGGCCAGACAGCACGGTTTATTTTGTAAAACACGATACAGCATTACCAACCTCTCATAGTGATAGTTCTTTGTGGGGCGGGAAGGTTCATAGTTACCGCTATGCAAAAGCCTTTATCGCACGAGTCCGGCTGCACATAGGTGATGAGGTGTTTCCGATGCCCGCGTTAGATCAAGCCGCCTTCGAGGACCCTGTATTTGATCCACCGCATTTTATGGAGGATGAAAAATCTTGGGGCAATCAAGCCATCACCATAACTCCCAATCAAAAACCATGACAGAATAGCAAGAGACACGACACCCTAAAACGACAAACATCTCGCTCTAAGGGGAAACGAATCCGCGCCATAAGCGCTAGACAGTAAAGGATAGAATACATGGCCTTTGTTAATGCCTCTAAAAGCAAACAAAACGACCAGCAAGCAGCACAAGACCACCGTTCAGTAAGTGAATACCAAGACACGGCTTATAATTCACAGAGTTTTGCACCACAAAGGTCACGCCAAGAAAAGGGCTTCTTACGCCGTATGATGACCAGCGGCAAGCCCTTTTCGTTCAGTGAAACCACGGACAGCATCACCGTCTATGGTCTGGACAAGATTACCCCTTCCGAAATGGCCAAAATAGCAGCCATAAACCAACAGGA
This genomic stretch from Marinomonas primoryensis harbors:
- a CDS encoding toxin VasX, which encodes MLTDKIGSGPACDTTKLFIEVTGIQHDPSYSFQFYGAKDDSRKKDIEGKKVCQPLGDTSIYSWEWKKNASPINACLSIAAENGDITLPLYDDAQAKERIDGEQDYLLHSIVPLTLLPTYNKHLQDNERYAPTRNGYLYVFYNNKVWRELEIHASDSEGVQFQDVDLSAYRTGENDTFSSDKREAVGNPLKDIWLPVKDNNKDTLVHLAYSDVPWSGERLNYLEANLSELKKRAQSLHELKGADNPPSNRTKEGCVLFASSLPEMRARADIEWHIAEPIKFNRDLTGSSLNQQYTDIKSGIEKANNNGDEQFEALMHRSAFQYEYGMKETALKSLITNDNDLDKNWEASQSLDYLGDAKARQLRTLVLDDPVFDLKQRAFIVLSGAAYMQQLYVDMSQQEYYQTAELTQQMIMTERFGQQDNALYKFNSDVSRDLSGRFHRTLRTRERLIANRDIKELQYYVDQTLNSQRTADVLRDISSLNGLNSAGAHKIVGHAMSALSINIDKIDAFSKYHYIYDHLPADRPLNQIKSLSVEDCHATLRSVLSSSSHPLCKVLFVEEGSVTLDSEYTPPEALNDGSGFATPESLAQWSQNDFELEDDQLEVIDLVFITKSNVPASLSDKVQDAFSQARRVSSILNSILSSYYEALMSIKDLASEAKVIQFNQAYASVLALTKATNPTYLGKMLFTSAQGAETKGYVVGVHGQGLEFGLSADDREHIKNKRRKGLQGQLREENGRLVVASNKKPFSNADKANLAERGNLKVVVLPEDSEMAQAYNQANTQRALRNMNNPEINSSNVYERIRIPYWIVAIETVNLVLNFKYFESFYKGKDRLPSFGYMVSASVDLSVAVTHAANLHGQNASLLTRAANKTMITLPQLRIGSAELVASLSRLAVAGLVGGLLTAGMAFWEALRLSAKNDDDASAAMYMVAVGTGMSTIATGLFTTSVPILFGMGPIAWLGIGIAVTGALLYMLFLDTPIEEWLKNGPFADDPGEQYAHLQDNKVAFERFVNCLFSVEIKAYQYDRQTGLPEGFNAAMQAKGVTHAIRVSSNLATLMGEDNASIDFYARPAMLEKIETRSRIGISHDEEVKPLGSKPLSIIAQTDGPDSTVYFVKHDTALPTSHSDSSLWGGKVHSYRYAKAFIARVRLHIGDEVFPMPALDQAAFEDPVFDPPHFMEDEKSWGNQAITITPNQKP